One genomic window of Hirundo rustica isolate bHirRus1 chromosome 13, bHirRus1.pri.v3, whole genome shotgun sequence includes the following:
- the RBPMS2 gene encoding RNA-binding protein with multiple splicing 2 gives MSNLNKDTEHTNGGGTVEEEVRTLFVSGLPVDIKPRELYLLFRPFKGYEGSLIKLTSKQPVGFVTFDSRAGAEAAKNALNGIRFDPENPQTLRLEFAKANTKMAKSKLMATPNPTNIHPALGAHFIARDPYDLTGAALIPASPEAWAPYPLYTTELTPAIPHAAFTYPAAAAAAAALHAQMRWYPPSEATQQGWKSRQFC, from the exons GTACGGACGCTGTTTGTCAGTGGCCTTCCTGTGGATATCAAACCCAGAGAGCTCTACCTTCTCTTCCGACCATTCAAG GGTTATGAGGGGTCACTGATCAAGCTGACTTCAAAGCAG CCAGTGGGTTTTGTGACCTTTGACAGTCGGGCTGGCGCTGAAGCAGCGAAGAACGCCTTGAAT GGCATCCGCTTCGACCCCGAGAACCCCCAGACGTTGCGGTTAGAATTCGCTAAAGCAAACACAAAGATGGCCAAGAGCAAGCTGATGGCCACACCGAACCCCACCAACATCCACCCTGCCTTGGGCGCACATTTCATTGCACGGGACCCCT ATGACCTGACTGGAGCGGCTCTTATCCCAGCGTCCCCAGAAGCGTGGGCTCCCTACCCACTGTACACCACGGAGCTGACCCCTGCCATCCCCCACGCCGCCTTCACGTACccggcggctgctgctgcggcCGCCGCTCTTCACGCTCAG ATGCGCTGGTATCCTCCCTCTGAAGCGACCCAGCAAGGATGGAAGTCTCGTCAGTTTTGTTAG